The stretch of DNA ATTGGGTTCATATCTGACCAGTTGGTCATTAGTGTgtgcaaaatattttgtttgcttgacggttaatgtattaatttactggcttattattttgtaaaatattctGTTTTAAATTCTGCTTTATGTTATAATTTCTTTGCTTATGTTCGGTGTATTAACATGTACGTTTTTAAAGTCTTCCCCTGTTCTCCTCTTTGACAGCCTCCCTCCCAAAGCATGAACATGGGCCCTGGTGGGATGGGTCAGAGCGGGAGTGGCCAATCCCTGCACACCCAGGGCAACCTGAACGATGCCATGGCAACCAGCCTGCCTCCTGCCTCTCTCATGCAAGCGCAGATGAGCAACGGTTGGGcttgtttttctgtctctgtctctgtcctgtccATGCCTGTCCATCTGTCATGATCCTCGGACGGTTAGTTTCTACCAACCTGACCATCTCCCTGCCCTTTGCTAGCATAACCCCCCCTCCATGTCCATGTCTCTATGCCTAACACTTCTGGCTGGCTGGCCTTCTTCTTGTGCTATGTCATCCAACTTTTATATTCTTGCATGTTGTACATAGAGGCAATGATTACATTTCCGACATAATTAAATGGttgtcttttgtattttttttcactgtatttcttgcccacaaaaaaatacaatgcacAAGAATACTTAAGTGTACCATCTGAGACATGTTTTTCACAGACACATTTCTGTTCACAATTCCCCATTTAGATACGCTGCTAAAACACCTAATACACTAATATAATACACTTTAGATACGACAAATACAGTAATATAACAATCCCGACAATAGTAGATGCCAAGGAATGTCTGCTTTCTTGTTAGTTGTGTGTTTTATAGTGACAACAGCCTAATGGCAATAAGGGGTCACAAGGTTTTAGGTCACTAGATTGCCTGTGTTTCAACACTCTTGTGTAACTTGATAACTTCATTGTTTATTTGccattaaaaaaatctattgtgtgtatatgtgtgtgcgtgtgtgtatgtatgtgcgtgtgtgtgtttgtgtgagtgtgtgcgtatgcatgtgtgtgtgtgtttgtttatgagtgtgtgcatatgcgtgtgtgtgtgtgtgtgtgtgtgcttgtgtgtgagtgtgtgggtatgtgcatttgtatgtgtgtgtgtgtgagtgtgtgggtgtgtgtgtttgtttgtttatcaggCCCCACCCACTCAACCATGCAGTCGCCAGGACAaacccctctgccccccacGTCTGTGAGCATGCCAGCCAGCAGCCACGGATCAGCAGTGGGGTACAGCCACTCAGTCGCCCCCTCACAGGGTGTGCAGGTTCAAAGCCAGGGCCAGAACACAGGCAGCTATGTCTCCCGCGGCAACATGGGAATTCAACCTAATCAAGGTGAGAGCGCAGAGTACACATTGTGGTTGCAACTGTACTTCACCAGGGAACAGGGTTAGCGGTAAGACACCTGCCTGTAATCAGACAGTTAATCTGCTTTTGACAGCATGGCACCATATGTGCATGACTTGGAACAGGTTTTTCTTGTACGAGATTTTTATCTCAAGGAGACAATgaaggataaaaaaatatatatatcagagATGTTCAGAAGTCATAAAAtgcaagtccaagtcaagtctcaagtctctgagctagaatccgagtcaagtctcaagtctccagaatggtgcagcctaaacaacagtatggctatagaaattcatcactattcctatgctaattgaaaGTATAGAAACTagaagtgtagaagacatattttgtatatgtatacattttgtatacaagtgtgtgacaactgaagaagcagtattGTCAGGGGCACAGAAGAAGATagtgattatttcatttatttattcatatatcattGAACTACCAGGCCTGagccaacattttggcaaagcctctctcaagatggctggagaaaggctGGCCAAAACCTaaggtctggtgtggtaggtaattgatatatcaataaataagataaaataaataaccattctattttttaagaactctgtgtgactcatgtgacataatgtaagcattaccatgcGCTGTAATATAAGATTATAGTCAATAACAAAATATGGGCCCGTTACATGGACACTGATTAAgattaatcctggactaaatgcagctttgtatggataatctccaattaaatttagtctagggctaggcttaatctgcatctgtgactcaagaataataatgataactttatttgtaatcAAAGTTGCACAGTGTTTAAATTTGGATCACgttgcagtattggtttattaatatactcatatttttttatttttaaatgaaaggtaactgttaagcatttactttagtcatttaaaaaaatcaaatgaggCTAGATATTGTTTTTGCAAGAAATCGGGAGCTAAGATTACATCTACAGTATGCAATATAAACCTTgaatcctaaggaatgccaatgcactattgcatagtaaaattataaatcatttcaaaaccgcatgcaactacagtacTTGCCAAACTCTGGTTCTACGGTAGCTTTTAATGTTAGCGTTAATTACAAACAAATTGCACTATATAAATTAAGTAGATTACGTTTGATGATATGTCACTTGAAGTGGCTTGTCAGCTTTAAATAGAGGCGGCTGAAATCTTGCCAAGTCAgccttttcattcattttgcatGCTTAATATGCATGTAATTTATCTAAATAATCCATTCATCTATCACACCTGTCTCCTCTGTTGACAACACTTCAGTGTCTATACTATACTTCTTAATGCCTTACAGAAAGGAGATGGATATAACTATTAATAGATACAACTATATTGCTGTAACCTCGAGAATTAGCTTGAATGCAAAACTTATTGGCATGaagttcatgtttttgtcattaatTTCCCACAATGCTGTAGTCAATATGATACACCAGCCAGGTGGGGTGTCCCATTACCCCTCGGCACAAGCTGGGAGCCAGCACTACCAGGGGCCCCAGACCATTGGCCTGATGGGACAGGGCAACCAAGGCAACAGCATGATGACACAGAGAGCCGTGGGATCCTACCGTCCCTCACAGCAAGGTGAGAGATGGGTTCTTCTTCAGGGATATCAGAGTGTGATCCTGTCAGAACGCAGGACAGTAAGGCAGCTGCCCATTCGGGAGTGGGAAAAGGAAGTGGAAGTGAAGCCAGATTTAGAATTAGCCAAAACTGGACAACCAACATGCACAGCTGGAAGCTAAGGAGGTGGGGACTGTCAGGACTGATGGCAGACCCGCAGGGGGGTTTGGTTGCTATCGCTATCAGAACCTTTTGCGGACGGGGGGGAAGGTAGCTATTGGAACACCCATGCACTGGGAGGTGACTGAGATGTGAATTCTTTGCAATCTaacattacatttctgtcaGTAAATTACTCACATTGAACACCTTGTACAAATACTTAGAAAACATTCTGTTTGAAAAGCAGGCATCTGGCAACTCTGCTTTAACCAGTGCTTACTGTGTAAATCTAAAACAGATCACATTCTCTGCCATTCAGTAGTGTTGGTGCACAGTTGAAATTGAGATTGTGATCTGGATCTGTGTGTTGTAAAAACATGGTGTTGGGTAGTGAATTGTCTGGAATGGACAGCCAAATTTTGCAGGTTGGGAGGCCAAATCTCaggtataaaaaaatgtataaaagaaaataaatataacaagTAGGTCTTCCTAGGGACAGGCAAGGCAAGGTGGCAAGACCTATGTTGAGGAATATCTTGTCTGGTTAGCCATATTCATCTTGTGACTTCACCTAAACACTAGCATGTGTAGTTTCACTTATCAGAACAGGTGAGCATAGAGTCACCTACTGTATGTGTAGTTAGGTGAAGCATCATACCTTTGTCACGGTCAGTGTAAAGTCACCTGTTTGTACAGTTGATAATAGTGTTACCTTGCACAAGTCGGTACAAGCTTTCCtctgtttttaagtgtttgGATACAATTGATTATTGTCTGTTCTTTCATGTGAACAGTGATTTGTGATGAaaggcagaaaaacagaaatgcagaGGTTTCAAATGAGCCTGGttaaaatgtgagaaaatcctGGGGCAACTGGGCAGCTCACTGAGTAAGCGCGTCGCTTGTGGCGGATGAGTGCACTTCACGGCCTCAGGTCCAATCGGACCCAGCATgactgtggctggcagcccAAAGGATCGGTGGGGATATCGGTGTTAATAGCTCCAGCGACTCCAATTGGCTGTCCGTGCGCCTGTGTATTGCTCTCTGCTTGCGTATAATTGGGTGAGAAGAAGCAGCTGGCTGACGCCGTGTCTCAGTGGAGAAACACATGGTTGGGTGTCATGCTGTTCAGCTGGGAGCAGGGGGCGCATGTGAGCATGCTTGTACGTTGTTGGCAAATTGGACACTACAAACTTGAGTGGGATTGGAGAtgccaaattaaaaaagaaagaaaattctGAATAAAGAATCCTGGTAATCCTAGTGATAGGTACAGGACGATCTCAGGAGTTTCTGCACACCATGCTATAAATTTCAGAGGCACATttagtgaaatatattttaatagaGATTTTATTATGAGCGATTCATAATTGATTCCTCATTCAATTATCCAACTTCTGATAATTTGATTTACAGGGAATAAGGGCACTTATGGAAGTGTTAGCCAACCATGGAAGTAATTACTTTTATGTCATCCTCAGCAAGCAGGCTTTATCCCATGAACTATACTATTACagaacatttcaaaattaattagCAGCGGTATCAAAATAAATGGATAGCTAAGCATGGCTGTAGagaaatatttacattattattaacttaaaaaatggattcattttgaaaacatCTCTGCAGCCTGTACAGACTTCTGATTCCCATTTTGGGAGTGCAcatgaactcacacacaccctgcacacagtAGTCCCGGCATTGGGacttcaggtcaggtgattaaCCGACTCTGGTGTGGCCTGTCTTTCAGGGTCTGCACCGCAGTATACTGGAACGGACGAGTTCTACGGCGAGCAGTTTGGACATGCTCAAAACTCTGGTGAGCAGTTATCTAGCAGtattatccattacattacattaatgccatttggcagacgctcttatccagagcaatgtacagttgattagattaagtaggagacaatcgtcccatggagcaatgcagggttaagggccctgtgcggattttattgtggcaacaccggggatcgaaccaccgaccttgcaggtcccagtcatttaccttaaccactacgctacaggccaccctatccTGATGGTACTGTGGCCTACCTGTAGCTGTTTGTGTTCAGTCCAGCACTTACAGTACGGAAATCTGTCTGTTTGAATCACTGAGATTGATTCAAAACTCAACAAGCCCCTTTAACTGTACTGGTGTGCAGAAATCTCAGAAATTTTTGTGCAGTTGTAGTACATAACATAAAGAGATGAGATATGGTTCttagtttgtatgtgtgtggatgtacatactgtatattgactgtatgtacatacagtatttgttattatatgcatgtatgtctgtACATGTACCGGTACATGTGAGTGTTGCATGTGACTCtactgtccgtgtgtgtgtgtgtgtgtgtgtgtgtgtgtgtgtgtgtatttgcctcTAAGCGACAGGCTCTCTTGGTCTCAGCAGGTCATGGAGAATACCCATACCCACAGCCCTCCTACACAGAGTCCAGCTATGAGAGGACATTTGATGAGTCCTCACAGCACTACTATGAAGGAGGTACAGACTGCTTTATGGAGAGAGTCCGGTGTACTGTGGGATAAACAGCACTACAACCTGACTTCAGAAATCCTCAAGCATTATACTGAATTATCCACAAGGGGGCAATATGGAGCAATGAGGTCATATTTTTTACTGGCATTGAAGGTTCAGATGAGGCAGTGTGTTGGGAACGGAATCAATAGTAGAGTCTCAAATATCAAGAAAACTAATGTAAGCCAGCCAATAGTTTTTACAACAGCAAACAATATGTCAAGTTCACGCTATTACAAAGTAATTACAGATTGTGTATTATGTAGACTTGGGAAATATGTGTTGGCTCCAGGTCCTAGATTTTAACTGTTTTTCTTTGTCATGTCTTCTCAGGAAATAATGCACAGTACAGCCAACAGCAAGCCTCCTACCAGCAGGGCTCCAGCCAACAGCAGCCCTTCAGCCAGCAGCAATACCCCACACAGCAGAGCTACACTGGGCAGCAACAGGCCTATGGTAAGGGCATGCACacagcagtacatatacaggaCATATACACAACACAGCTATGCTAAggatacacacagcacagctatgCTAAGGACATTTACAAAACACAGCTATGCTAAggatacacacagcacagctatgCTAAGGACATTTACACAACACAGCTAtgaattattataaattatgatACATTTTTATAGATATTTGACACACCTTTCAGGACCCTCAGTGTCTCCtaataaaatgagaaaagatAAAACAAGAACAATATGTACATAGCCATCGTAAAATGAGAACGTAAGGGCAGAGACATTATTGGTGATTGTATtgtacctccaggaccagggcaggggtCTTCCTCCCAGTACTCCAGCTACCAGCAGGGCCAGGGTCAGCAGTACAGTGCGTACCGCGCTGGGCAGCCTGGGGCCAGCGCCCAGGCTCAGCGGCCGTACACATACGAGCAGGTACTCCCCCCCTCACAACATGACAACgggccattccatgccaactcctGGAGCACCTCTTggatttctctcttttttttagttttagagATATGACCGCCCTAAATTGGTCCCTGGTGAAAAAACTCTCCAAAACGAATGAGATGCACGTTTTCTGACATGAGATATGAATCCAAGCTCCTGGAGTTGGCATAGAATGTcccaaattaattctgaagcaCATCACTAATCTTTTTACAATGACTGCTGGCTGACAGCTTGTATGATGACTATATGGGCTGGAATCTCCTTTGGGTAGTTGTTTGGATGTAGTGACATATTACAGGTTGTCCTGTTGCTACTTGCTCATTACCTGTTTTCCTGTCATCACTGTAACTGTTATTTCCTGTCACCCTCAAGAGAAACCTGGAATTATTCTGAGATCTATCGAATACAAATCAATGGTATTATTATTGTGGTGCATGTTTTGATCCTACTCAGATGTTACAGatcttaaaatgtattcattttatatacagtacacaggtACTTATCTGATAAAACAATCTGATAACATTCTCAACTGTTCTCAACAGGGTCAGTATGGAAACTACCAGCCGTAGGACAccttcagctctacagtggttCTGCCACAAGCACTTTTACTTGTaatttatataataaaaaaaagatgtaaTTGAAGATGTAATTGAggctgtgggtggagagagGTTTTCTGTAATAAGActgtgtttgtacatttgtgGAAATAAGTTGTATAACAACTGGTCCAGATGAGAAGgctgtacagtacattcagaattattttatttatttatttgtagctTCTTTttgtaaataacattttaagacTGTTTTATAGTTTGTATTGTAATGAACTAAAATCTCATCCCCCTTTTTTGGAACTCTTTATTGCTAGCAAATATTATTGCACTGTCATAAGTACATACCTGTTTTAGGTAGGGAGtggttttgtggttttgtgatTTATGCCACACTACTACGGGATTATCTTATTCTCTTgacagcaaacaaataaataaataaataaatatatatatataaggactgtgctgaaaggtgaaacagcctgtagccttacAGCTGAAGGATCTGCCATTCCAATGCACTGAAACAGATTTACACTGCCAAGGTGTCCCTGAGGGGCTGCAACAGCAAACGCAGTATAACCAGTTTCAAACCAGTTCCATTCTAACCAATTACTGTGTCtttgaatataataatatatgtcACACAGATGGGTGTTCAGTATGTTTTTTTGAATGGCAAGTGAAAAGGGTATGCTGTTGGAGGAATCCACGAATCAAGCAAATTTTGTGTATTTAGTGCTAGTGTCCCCAACAGCTCATCCCAGAGATTGCAAAATGTTAATGTTGGTGATGGCTGGTAATTAAAGGGAAGTTTATATGTGGTCctgattaattaaaaacaacaaagttTTTATACGTAGAACCTATATAAGGCCTTATTCTGGGGGCATGAGGGGGccattttattgtgtgtgtgcaagggcAGGTAATATTTGAAGGGGGTTTCTATGTAATATGGTGATATTTGATGGAACTTCACCCACAACATTTGccttactgtatatttttctgaCACTGTACAGTTTTGTGTCTATTGTCTTTCATTTCTTTAACAAATATACCGTATATGTTTGAAAATCAATGTTGCCAAATGCTGGTATTTACAATTGAATAATACAGTGAtgataaatgaaataatgattCACTAAATTAATATCTCCCTAATATCTCTTGAAGCAGATTTTGTGAAAATAACAAGGGGGCATTAAGTTAATTAATTAGTAACATTACACAAAGCTATGCTAAGGCTATGCATACATAATAATTGCACAAAAAGGGCAATGTTTATCATCATGTGGATGTTGCATAAGGAGACAAAGCAAATGTAGGGACTGGCTGTCAGACAGCTGTTAATGTTACACTTTTATGTGACAATCATACACTTCTGTACAGCACACTGTGTATATGAATAACTTTGGCTCGGCCTTTAAAGTTGTTCATATTgtagaaaaacattattcatgttAAATACTCatgtaaaataagaattattCATTACTTAAATACAAATGTTAAACATGGGAAATTTATTGGACTTGATTGACTGCATGATGCATATTGTATATTGCCCacttaatgttaatgtttacTATGAAAGTAAAGTAATGAAGGTCTAGCATTCTCTATTGTATTATATACAGCATCTTGCCTGTCTGTAGATGCCTGCTGAAATCCTCTTTCCACACACAAGTGCCAGAATGAGCCAATACAGGACaatctgcacattttaaagtatAGTATATAGATTATATTAGATTAGATCTAATATATGTATGATGGAACTGTACCTTACAAGAGAAGTGTTAAACAGGTCAAGATGATTTTTGGCCAATGGTTCTTCTGCCGATACTTACAATTCTTGACAGCAATAATAGTAAGAAAATTTACTAGAGAATTGAAAATACTCAAAACTATAGTTGAAATATGAAGATAAAGACCTATCTAGTGGAAATGGGCATACCTCAAATTTCTTGAATTAATGAGATAATTCcttgaatttattattattaattaatgtatATTAATTAATTGCATTCCAAAACCAAATGCTGCACTTCCGAATAAAGTATTTGTCACACAGTATACTGCATGTGACTCATCTCTTAAAAAACAGGTCTGGACCATAACTTTGTTTCTTTGAATTGATTGTATTCTATGTGAGAATTAAAGTAATAATCCACAGCATCACAGGAAATATTCAAAGATGACATTACCTGAAGTTATTCTATTTTGAAAAAGTACATTGCAGTACCTTAACTTGGAGGAATGTATGTTTGCCATACTgtctataatataatatataaaagtaatactataatacacaataataattttacttttataaTGTTTTTCCCACGCTCAAAAGCACACAGCTCAAATGTGATATATAACAAATTGTAATTTAACGTGTGACCTGGGGCAGTGCCTTGCCCACTTCTTTGAACCCTTGGATATGTTCCTAGAACATTCTGTCAAGTTTGTGTCAGTTTCTGCACCCATGAATATGTAAAAGGCATGTGTTGAAACTTGAAAGCATAAACAGATACTTTTTCATATCGTAATATTACGTCTACTCGGGTCAACAAATTaacagctccagaattatttgcagCCTTTATAAAGATTCACAAGAATACTGTAGAAAACAGCACCATTGCTCATTACATTATGCGGTTATGTGGGAAATATTGTACTTTAATTATAGTCAATTGAAATCAagtaaaacaacacattttggaTAATCTGGTGCCTTTGTGATTTGTCGTGGTACAGCCCCCTCTTATAAGGATAGCGGGGCTAAGAATTTTACTACAATGTTTGAAAATGctgtaaagcacatttaaaggGACCTTGAACCATTCATcaatgcagaacctttcaaaaTCCTTATTTGCACGTATGGACAGCCCTCTTCAATTCTGAGAATAGGTTTTGATAGGATTTTTTTCCAGAGACCTATTTTCACATGTATGTCTGTATTCTGTTGATTTCTAAGTTTGGGTCATTGTCTCTCAGGAAGGTAGCCATGTCTCAGCAAGCATTTCCCTTTAGATTTTTCCAAGCTGTGATTTTACCAAACTGGCACCAAAACAGCCCCAATGCATCTTGATCCAGATTCATTGATCCTTGATCATTTGATGGTAGATACGAGGTGtttttccttgtatgcattcttcTCTTGTCACCAAACATTCCAATGGTGTACAGTACATGGCCAAAACTATACATGTTCCTCTCATCCAGACACTTAAATTTCGGCAGCTCTCTGTAAGTGACTACTTGGTGCAACCATTCTGAAGAGGCTGTTAGCATGGAGGTGATGTATTATAATCGATTTTGAGACTTGGTAACCCCAAAATGCAACTAAACTCTGCTGTTCTTGAACTGTAATCCTGGAGTTTTTTCCTGGCTGTATTTGGGAACAACATGCATTTGCATCCTCTTCCTAGAACTCCAATGTTTCAGCTGTTTAAAAGTTTCAGATTATTGCCCTTTCCTCTCATGACCTGATTTATTTAGGTCAACATCCCTCTGATTTGAGAGTTCTTTAGCTTTTTCTGTGGTGAAGGGATTTCACAGTAAATTTGTGAATGAGCAAGTAATTTTaggccacaatacagttccttaagcCTGACATTAATTTGCAGTTCATTTTATTgcacatttactgtatttagTGTGACTGTCTTTAAAGAAATCTCTAGGGTAGTACACACACCAGCTTCTACATACTCTACATGCTGTAAAATCACTATTGTAAATCCACATCATGATTAGTTGAACTAACAGTAGTATTAATCAACAGAGAAATCAGGGACAATGTCAGGTACAGATTTAATGTGTTGATTTACGGATTAAAATTTATATCTTGTTTGTGTTTCACAGAAAATTTCCCACAACTTAATACATTGGTTGCATAGAACCCTGAGAAATGCATTGGAGCCAAGTCCAACATCATAAGTAAGATAGTAAGATTTCCAGTTTACATAGAAAGCTCAGGGGcatatacaatttaaaaaaagggtttCTTCCAGCACCAGCTACAGAACAATGTGAGAAGCTGAGAGTCAAGCTGTTTTAAGATAAGAATGGGTGGCAACATAAATTCAAACACAGTATGACAGAGTGTggaacagaaatgtaaaactgAGCACTGTTTCATAAACAATCATAATCATTTCACCCTATTCACTCAGtagagcacagtaaaatgttcagcattAATTCAACTCTTACAGAGCACATATGGTGTCAATGAGACTCATTCGACAGTCTATAAGACTTACATGAACAATTAGACATTTTACCCTGTGACTACATCTGTAAACAAGTAAGcaagaattgtattttttttctggtttcctGTAGCTTGATCTTGTATGTATAATGTACTGTGCACTACACATCCCTTTGCTGTCCTGGtgttagaaaaataaaacatagatACTCTGCCCTGACTGATGGTTTTAAATATGGAAATTGAGATATGTATGCATTAATTATTCTCTGTGTTCAAAAGCAATCTACAAGCAATGACATACTCTACCTAACAAGTCTTTTGAAGTATAAAACTGGGTTTTCAGGTTGATTTCAGTATCAATATCAAAATCTAACATGTTGTCACCTGTCTACCAAAGAAGCCAAAGCCATATATCACATCTCAGGCAATAATGCTCTCATTTTTGTTCAGGGAaagtttgccccccccccccaaagaacTGGCATATTCACTGAGAAAACAAATTATTGTAAAACTGGAtcaccaaatatcagaatgtgtTGAGTTTATAATAGTTTaggaaaaagtaaaaatgaatggTCATCCAGGCTGGATTTTGTGTCTCACAGCAAACCAGTAATAATGAATCAGCTGTCAACCTTGGTATAGGAAAAAGCCATAATAAAAACCTATCACATTTAAGAGATAATGAGTACATCGGTAAAGACAAACATCCCCTATGATACAGTTACATTCAATAAATCAAATTACAAATGAACAATCTTCATAAGAACTCAGTCCTCAAGCATGAAATACTTACCAAACATATCAGCGataaaagacaaaagaaaaaactgtt from Conger conger chromosome 14, fConCon1.1, whole genome shotgun sequence encodes:
- the LOC133110349 gene encoding calcium-responsive transactivator-like isoform X4, with protein sequence MSVAFTSARPRSKGEVTQQTIQKMLDENHHLIQCIMDYQSKGKTSECTQYQQMLHRNLVYLATIADSNQNMQSLLPAPPSQSMNMGPGGMGQSGSGQSLHTQGNLNDAMATSLPPASLMQAQMSNGPTHSTMQSPGQTPLPPTSVSMPASSHGSAVGYSHSVAPSQGVQVQSQGQNTGSYVSRGNMGIQPNQVNMIHQPGGVSHYPSAQAGSQHYQGPQTIGLMGQGNQGNSMMTQRAVGSYRPSQQGHGEYPYPQPSYTESSYERTFDESSQHYYEGGNNAQYSQQQASYQQGSSQQQPFSQQQYPTQQSYTGQQQAYGPGQGSSSQYSSYQQGQGQQYSAYRAGQPGASAQAQRPYTYEQGQYGNYQP
- the LOC133110349 gene encoding calcium-responsive transactivator-like isoform X2, whose translation is MSVAFTSARPRSKGEVTQQTIQKMLDENHHLIQCIMDYQSKGKTSECTQYQQMLHRNLVYLATIADSNQNMQSLLPAPPSQSMNMGPGGMGQSGSGQSLHTQGNLNDAMATSLPPASLMQAQMSNGPTHSTMQSPGQTPLPPTSVSMPASSHGSAVGYSHSVAPSQGVQVQSQGQNTGSYVSRGNMGIQPNQVNMIHQPGGVSHYPSAQAGSQHYQGPQTIGLMGQGNQGNSMMTQRAVGSYRPSQQGSAPQYTGTDEFYGEQFGHAQNSGHGEYPYPQPSYTESSYERTFDESSQHYYEGGNNAQYSQQQASYQQGSSQQQPFSQQQYPTQQSYTGQQQAYGPGQGSSSQYSSYQQGQGQQYSAYRAGQPGASAQAQRPYTYEQGQYGNYQP
- the LOC133110349 gene encoding calcium-responsive transactivator-like isoform X1; translation: MSVAFTSARPRSKGEVTQQTIQKMLDENHHLIQCIMDYQSKGKTSECTQYQQMLHRNLVYLATIADSNQNMQSLLPAPPSQSMNMGPGGMGQSGSGQSLHTQGNLNDAMATSLPPASLMQAQMSNGPTHSTMQSPGQTPLPPTSVSMPASSHGSAVGYSHSVAPSQGVQVQSQGQNTGSYVSRGNMGIQPNQVNMIHQPGGVSHYPSAQAGSQHYQGPQTIGLMGQGNQGNSMMTQRAVGSYRPSQQGSAPQYTGTDEFYGEQFGHAQNSAGHGEYPYPQPSYTESSYERTFDESSQHYYEGGNNAQYSQQQASYQQGSSQQQPFSQQQYPTQQSYTGQQQAYGPGQGSSSQYSSYQQGQGQQYSAYRAGQPGASAQAQRPYTYEQGQYGNYQP
- the LOC133110349 gene encoding calcium-responsive transactivator-like isoform X3; translation: MSVAFTSARPRSKGEVTQQTIQKMLDENHHLIQCIMDYQSKGKTSECTQYQQMLHRNLVYLATIADSNQNMQSLLPAPPSQSMNMGPGGMGQSGSGQSLHTQGNLNDAMATSLPPASLMQAQMSNGPTHSTMQSPGQTPLPPTSVSMPASSHGSAVGYSHSVAPSQGVQVQSQGQNTGSYVSRGNMGIQPNQVNMIHQPGGVSHYPSAQAGSQHYQGPQTIGLMGQGNQGNSMMTQRAVGSYRPSQQAGHGEYPYPQPSYTESSYERTFDESSQHYYEGGNNAQYSQQQASYQQGSSQQQPFSQQQYPTQQSYTGQQQAYGPGQGSSSQYSSYQQGQGQQYSAYRAGQPGASAQAQRPYTYEQGQYGNYQP
- the LOC133110349 gene encoding calcium-responsive transactivator-like isoform X5, with product MHAPPSQSMNMGPGGMGQSGSGQSLHTQGNLNDAMATSLPPASLMQAQMSNGPTHSTMQSPGQTPLPPTSVSMPASSHGSAVGYSHSVAPSQGVQVQSQGQNTGSYVSRGNMGIQPNQVNMIHQPGGVSHYPSAQAGSQHYQGPQTIGLMGQGNQGNSMMTQRAVGSYRPSQQGSAPQYTGTDEFYGEQFGHAQNSAGHGEYPYPQPSYTESSYERTFDESSQHYYEGGNNAQYSQQQASYQQGSSQQQPFSQQQYPTQQSYTGQQQAYGPGQGSSSQYSSYQQGQGQQYSAYRAGQPGASAQAQRPYTYEQGQYGNYQP